A window of Gallaecimonas kandeliae genomic DNA:
ATGCGTCACAGCGGCTGAAGGGGATGTAAACTGGATCCCTGCACCAGAAAGATCTCGCCATTGATAATTAATATGCTGACCTTTATTTATGGTGCTCGATGATGCATCAAGTGTTGGTAGATCACCCTCTCTATATGCCGGGCTTTGGGTCTGGATGACTGGCACTAAACTGTCAGTAACGAGTATTTTCTCGACTGGCGTGTAGCTATAGGCACCGCTAGCGGCACTGACTTCTATTTGGGGGGTCCTGTAGTGATATCCCGGCACTAACGGCGAGGCTGGTTCTATGATCAGACTGGCACCATTAATGTGCGTGATTACTTCGCTTCTAAGGCTTGCTTCATCTGCAAAGAATGCGGCGCTAACATTGCCAGCAGACTTAATGGGGCGGGAGAAAATTGCTGTCAGAGAACCGTTCTCAGGGAAGCTTCCAAACTGTTCCTCGTCGAGATAACCGACAAAGTCAAAGTTACTGGCTCTGAAAGCCACTCCCTCTGGATGACGGTCAGTTGCATGAGACCACAGCGTACCATCTGAGTATGAATCCCAACCGATCTGGTAATTTTTGTCACCAAAAGTAAAATCAATACCGGAGCCATCACCGCCCAAGCTATTAATGGTTGCGGTGTCCCCCGATGTGGATTTTATTTCCATACTGCCATGAGTAGGAAATTCTCCCAGATAACCTGACCAAGGGCTAGTTTGTGTAAAGCTATAATCAGTTCCTATTGATGCATCTCTAACGGTGCCACCAGCGGCCATTGTATAAATAGCATTCTTGTAGTCCTCTTCTTTCTCTACTGAGAAATTATTGATACTCAACAGAGCCAGATTACCGGATGAAATTACCAGACCATCTTTATCGGATACGGAAGTCACACGTGAAATAGAAGTACTTGCCACGTTAAACTCTAATAATCCGGACAAAACAATGTTACCAGATGTAATGACAGCCTGTGACATATCAAACTGGCCACTGGCGTTCTTACCCTGGCTGTCAGAGCTGTCCAGAGTGATTTTCATAGTCCCATCGGCGGTATCGTCAAGCGACTTCAAGTAACAACCTTGAAAACTGAATATCAAGCTGTCACCGGCTGAAAGCTTCCCGTCAGCATCTGCATCTTGATGGGTCCAAGAAAAAAATCCACCATTGCTGCAATCACTCTTACCATCTGAAGCCGAGCTTGCACTTACAGTGAGAAGATTTTGAACAAGCAGCCCCGTCTCCAACATGCTCTCCGATGTAGAGAAAGCACTAACTGAAACGTCCTCAGCCACATTTTTAAAATCGTTAGTGATAGGAAGAGGGATTGAGGCATTACCTGAGTTCGAATCGCTACCGCCACCACCGCAAGCTGTTATTAAAAGTGAAGTCGCAATAGATGCCAGTCTGAAAAAACGGGAAAAGGCGCCATTCATGGCAAGTATTCCTTTTAATTAAGATGGATTTCTGAGTCTTTCCTCGCTCTCAAGAGCCAGGAGCACTCCAACAACCTAAATAGTGTGCAATAGGAGCAGCAATGCTGGCAATATTTCAGAGATTGAATTGAGTGGCGTCATCGGCACGATCTCATGTGAAATCCGCTCAACAGAAGCCATCTGACAACTACGACGAATTGGCGACAGGCAACCCAAGCCGGCCATAGACCAACCACTACCCAAGTTGCCCGACAGGGAAAAACCTAATCCGACTCCCTCTCCCGCAATATGGCTTCCAAACTGACTTTGGGGCAGACGGCGTTGTTGATGTAGTCCAGCAGGCTGGTGGCGCTGCGGCGGATCAGGCTTTCCATGGCCGGGTCCTGGCAGTGGCCTTCCTTGTCGAACACCTGCTGCACATGGGGGATGGAGACCGCCAGCGGCAGGGGCACGGCGCCGACGTGGGCGCAGATGGCCCGCAGTTGTTCACTGGACTTGATGGCGCCTATGGTGCCGGCGGCCACCCCCAGTATGGAGATGGGCTTGCCGGCCAGCTTGCTGGGAAAGCCCAGGTTGTCGATCGCCAGCTTCATGGGGCTGCTGATGCCGCCGTGGTATTCGGGGGAGGCCAGCAGCACCCCTGTGGCCTGGCTGACCGTGTCTTGGAACTGTTTGATGGCCTCCGGCTTCCTGGCCGGCAGGCCGGGCAGCGGCATATCCAGTTCTTCGAGGTGGATGGAGGTGACCTCCACATCGGGGGTTTTCTTCAATTCGTCTATGGCCACCGCCAGGGCCATGTTGCTGTAGTTGCCCGGCCTGACGCTGCCGCAGATGGTGACGATATGGATGGCCATGTTTTTATCCCCTTGCAGTCACTGGCGGCAGGGAAGAAGCCAAGCACTCCCCTGCCAAGTCCAGCAAGTGTAGCAGCCGCTCACGGCAGGCCGCTGGGAGGGCCTGGGTCAGTGCGCCGACTCCAGTGCTTCCTCTTCCTTCTCGGCCAGGGTCATGACGTCCTCAACCGAGAAATCGGTGCGGCCGGCGAACAGGGCTCGGCCCAGTTGGCGGCGGCAGCTCTCCCAGGTGGCGCTGGTCTCCCCCGTCACATGGAGGAAGTCCCGCTTTTCGCAGAAAAGGGCATAGGCCAGGTAACGGTGGTTGGGCAACTTGCCCTGGGATTTCTTGAGGGCCCAGTCCACTTGGGCCGGGGTGTAGTAGGGCAGGCAATTGAACTGCCTGATCAGTAGCCTGGGGGTAGCCCTCAGCAGGCGACGGGCCCGCATGGACTGGAAGATGTCCCTTAACATATTGACGTCCTTTGTCAGATGTTTCTATTTACGGCCAGGGCCGGCGAAGAACCAGATGATCAGCCCCAGCAAGGGTAGTATCAGGATCACCAGGATCCAAAGCAACTTCTCGACCGGTTTGGCGCCGCTCTTGAGCACCTGCACTATGGCATAGATGTCGAGGATGAGGACGATAAGCCCGAACAGGGTCTTCATAGGCACTCCGTTGTCCCGATGACGCTCTCAGTCTAGCCCAAGGTGCCAGCCTTGTGGCGCCATGCCAAGCCCCCAGCTCCAGATGCTACAAAAAACCCCGCCGAAGCGGGGTCCTGTCATTGGCCTATCATGCCGCGCAGCACATGATGCAGTATGCCGCCGCTCTTGAGGTACTCGAGCTCGGTGTTGGTGTCCACCCTGGCCAGCACGGCCTGTTCCTGCCTGCTGCCGTCTGGCCGTTCGATCACCAGCTTCAGGCTGGACCTGGGCTTGAGGGAGGCCAGGCCGAGCAGGCTCAGCTTCTCGTCGCCGGTGAGACCCAGGCTCTCCTTGGAGACGCCGTCCGGGAACTGCACCGGCAGCACCCCCATGCCCACCAGGTTTGAGCGGTGGATACGCTCGAAGCTCTGGGCCAGCACCGCCTTGATGC
This region includes:
- a CDS encoding NADPH-dependent FMN reductase; its protein translation is MAIHIVTICGSVRPGNYSNMALAVAIDELKKTPDVEVTSIHLEELDMPLPGLPARKPEAIKQFQDTVSQATGVLLASPEYHGGISSPMKLAIDNLGFPSKLAGKPISILGVAAGTIGAIKSSEQLRAICAHVGAVPLPLAVSIPHVQQVFDKEGHCQDPAMESLIRRSATSLLDYINNAVCPKVSLEAILRERESD
- a CDS encoding DUF6559 family protein; protein product: MLRDIFQSMRARRLLRATPRLLIRQFNCLPYYTPAQVDWALKKSQGKLPNHRYLAYALFCEKRDFLHVTGETSATWESCRRQLGRALFAGRTDFSVEDVMTLAEKEEEALESAH
- a CDS encoding PLDc N-terminal domain-containing protein, which gives rise to MKTLFGLIVLILDIYAIVQVLKSGAKPVEKLLWILVILILPLLGLIIWFFAGPGRK